The proteins below come from a single Triticum aestivum cultivar Chinese Spring chromosome 5D, IWGSC CS RefSeq v2.1, whole genome shotgun sequence genomic window:
- the LOC123119869 gene encoding F-box/LRR-repeat protein 14 isoform X2, giving the protein MEDLPEVLLAEIVQRITRTSDLNSLSLVSKSLCEVEANQRAAIRLGCSLFSATETLSSLCSRFSNLSKMEINYTGETLSFFSYIDDSGLSCLANCKKLMSLTLNSVPSITSRGLLSVAIGCNSLSALHLIDCKKISSGEWLEYLGWNGSLEELVVRNCNRIRQPDLLKFGPGWMKLWKFEFESKVEIDDMLGFNDPLYDVHNPSACDFLCDNLKDLRLVHIQARSELRLCLLLEKCKALEKLCLKYVVSLTDNDMIALSHSCNNLKSISLWLMPPQYVADDNDFLYIPSVTDHSLQVLALGCPMLQSVELTFHEGTFYLPDIGLTLECVRILIQSCQIRVLVLNGADFFDDEGMMVLSSSPFLETLELAVNDQVTDAGLTELVHSQKLDSLTIEGCACISPQVAQGAARSVHYSLESASRSRLSRI; this is encoded by the exons ATGGAGGATCTTCCGGAGGTACTGCTGGCAGAAATCGTCCAGAGGATTACCAGGACAAGTGATCTGAATTCTCTTTCCCTTGTGTCAAAAAGTCTGTGCGAGGTTGAGGCGAATCAAAGGGCCGCTATCCGCTTAGGATGCAGCTTGTTTTCTGCTACAGAAACCTTGTCATCGCTTTGTTCCCGATTCTCCAATTTGTCAAAAATGGAAATCAATTACACCGGTGAAACCTTGAGCTTCTTCTCATACATTGATGATTCTGGTCTTAGTTGTCTAGCCAATTGTAAGAAGTTGATGTCCCTCACACTAAACTCTGTACCAAGCATAACTTCAAGGGGACTTCTCTCGGTGGCAATTGGCTGCAACAGTTTATCTGCTCTCCACCTTATTGATTGCAAGAAAATAAGCAGCGGAGAGTGGCTAGAGTACCTTGGCTGGAATGGATCACTGGAAGAACTTGTGGTAAGGAATTGCAACAGAATCAGGCAGCCTGACCTACTAAAGTTTGGTCCAGGATGGATGAAGCTTTGGAAGTTTGAGTTTGAGAGCAAGGTAGAAATAGATGATATGCTTGGGTTTAATGATCCCTTATATGATGTGCACAACCCGAGTGCATGTGATTTCCTCTGTGACAATTTGAAGGATTTGAGGTTGGTGCATATTCAAGCAAGGTCAGAGCTGAGACTTTGTCTTCTCTTGGAGAAATGCAAAGCATTGGAGAAGCTATGCCTTAAGTATGTTGTAAGTCTAACCGACAATGACATGATTGCGCTATCCCACAGCTGCAACAATCTTAAAAGTATTTCACTATGGCTCATGCCTCCTCAGTACGTTGCTGATGACAATGATTTTCTTTACATACCATCGGTTACTGATCACAGTCTTCAGGTTTTAGCTCTCGGTTGTCCTATGCTTCAGAGCGTTGAACTTACATTTCATGAGGGCACATTCTACTTGCCAGATATAGGCTTAACACTAGAGTGTGTTAGGATTCTCATTCAGTCTTGTCAGATTCGTGTTCTTGTGCTTAATGGAGCTGACTTCTTTGATGATGAAGGAATGATGGTACTTTCATCCTCACCATTCCTGGAGACACTCGAGCTTGCGGTGAACGATCAG GTGACTGATGCTGGATTAACCGAACTGGTACATTCACAGAAGTTGGATTCTCTGACCATCGAAGGCTGTGCTTGCATCTCTCCGCAAgttgcccaaggcgcagctagatCAGTTCACTACTCTCTGGAGTCAGCAAGCAGGAGCCGTCTCAGTAGAATCTAA
- the LOC123119869 gene encoding F-box/LRR-repeat protein 14 isoform X1 — MEDLPEVLLAEIVQRITRTSDLNSLSLVSKSLCEVEANQRAAIRLGCSLFSATETLSSLCSRFSNLSKMEINYTGETLSFFSYIDDSGLSCLANCKKLMSLTLNSVPSITSRGLLSVAIGCNSLSALHLIDCKKISSGEWLEYLGWNGSLEELVVRNCNRIRQPDLLKFGPGWMKLWKFEFESKVEIDDMLGFNDPLYDVHNPSACDFLCDNLKDLRLVHIQARSELRLCLLLEKCKALEKLCLKYVVSLTDNDMIALSHSCNNLKSISLWLMPPQYVADDNDFLYIPSVTDHSLQVLALGCPMLQSVELTFHEGTFYLPDIGLTLECVRILIQSCQIRVLVLNGADFFDDEGMMVLSSSPFLETLELAVNDQVTDAGMHSIARTPCLRSLTLRLCSQVTDAGLTELVHSQKLDSLTIEGCACISPQVAQGAARSVHYSLESASRSRLSRI, encoded by the coding sequence ATGGAGGATCTTCCGGAGGTACTGCTGGCAGAAATCGTCCAGAGGATTACCAGGACAAGTGATCTGAATTCTCTTTCCCTTGTGTCAAAAAGTCTGTGCGAGGTTGAGGCGAATCAAAGGGCCGCTATCCGCTTAGGATGCAGCTTGTTTTCTGCTACAGAAACCTTGTCATCGCTTTGTTCCCGATTCTCCAATTTGTCAAAAATGGAAATCAATTACACCGGTGAAACCTTGAGCTTCTTCTCATACATTGATGATTCTGGTCTTAGTTGTCTAGCCAATTGTAAGAAGTTGATGTCCCTCACACTAAACTCTGTACCAAGCATAACTTCAAGGGGACTTCTCTCGGTGGCAATTGGCTGCAACAGTTTATCTGCTCTCCACCTTATTGATTGCAAGAAAATAAGCAGCGGAGAGTGGCTAGAGTACCTTGGCTGGAATGGATCACTGGAAGAACTTGTGGTAAGGAATTGCAACAGAATCAGGCAGCCTGACCTACTAAAGTTTGGTCCAGGATGGATGAAGCTTTGGAAGTTTGAGTTTGAGAGCAAGGTAGAAATAGATGATATGCTTGGGTTTAATGATCCCTTATATGATGTGCACAACCCGAGTGCATGTGATTTCCTCTGTGACAATTTGAAGGATTTGAGGTTGGTGCATATTCAAGCAAGGTCAGAGCTGAGACTTTGTCTTCTCTTGGAGAAATGCAAAGCATTGGAGAAGCTATGCCTTAAGTATGTTGTAAGTCTAACCGACAATGACATGATTGCGCTATCCCACAGCTGCAACAATCTTAAAAGTATTTCACTATGGCTCATGCCTCCTCAGTACGTTGCTGATGACAATGATTTTCTTTACATACCATCGGTTACTGATCACAGTCTTCAGGTTTTAGCTCTCGGTTGTCCTATGCTTCAGAGCGTTGAACTTACATTTCATGAGGGCACATTCTACTTGCCAGATATAGGCTTAACACTAGAGTGTGTTAGGATTCTCATTCAGTCTTGTCAGATTCGTGTTCTTGTGCTTAATGGAGCTGACTTCTTTGATGATGAAGGAATGATGGTACTTTCATCCTCACCATTCCTGGAGACACTCGAGCTTGCGGTGAACGATCAGGTAACTGATGCTGGGATGCATTCCATTGCGCGCACCCCTTGCTTGAGGAGTCTGACACTCCGGTTGTGTAGTCAGGTGACTGATGCTGGATTAACCGAACTGGTACATTCACAGAAGTTGGATTCTCTGACCATCGAAGGCTGTGCTTGCATCTCTCCGCAAgttgcccaaggcgcagctagatCAGTTCACTACTCTCTGGAGTCAGCAAGCAGGAGCCGTCTCAGTAGAATCTAA
- the LOC123119869 gene encoding F-box/LRR-repeat protein 14 isoform X3, translating into MEDLPEVLLAEIVQRITRTSDLNSLSLVSKSLCEVEANQRAAIRLGCSLFSATETLSSLCSRFSNLSKMEINYTGETLSFFSYIDDSGLSCLANCKKLMSLTLNSVPSITSRGLLSVAIGCNSLSALHLIDCKKISSGEWLEYLGWNGSLEELVVRNCNRIRQPDLLKFGPGWMKLWKFEFESKVEIDDMLGFNDPLYDVHNPSACDFLCDNLKDLRLVHIQARSELRLCLLLEKCKALEKLCLKYVVSLTDNDMIALSHSCNNLKSISLWLMPPQYVADDNDFLYIPSVTDHSLQVLALGCPMLQSVELTFHEGTFYLPDIGLTLECVRILIQSCQIRVLVLNGADFFDDEGMMVLSSSPFLETLELAVNDQSGD; encoded by the exons ATGGAGGATCTTCCGGAGGTACTGCTGGCAGAAATCGTCCAGAGGATTACCAGGACAAGTGATCTGAATTCTCTTTCCCTTGTGTCAAAAAGTCTGTGCGAGGTTGAGGCGAATCAAAGGGCCGCTATCCGCTTAGGATGCAGCTTGTTTTCTGCTACAGAAACCTTGTCATCGCTTTGTTCCCGATTCTCCAATTTGTCAAAAATGGAAATCAATTACACCGGTGAAACCTTGAGCTTCTTCTCATACATTGATGATTCTGGTCTTAGTTGTCTAGCCAATTGTAAGAAGTTGATGTCCCTCACACTAAACTCTGTACCAAGCATAACTTCAAGGGGACTTCTCTCGGTGGCAATTGGCTGCAACAGTTTATCTGCTCTCCACCTTATTGATTGCAAGAAAATAAGCAGCGGAGAGTGGCTAGAGTACCTTGGCTGGAATGGATCACTGGAAGAACTTGTGGTAAGGAATTGCAACAGAATCAGGCAGCCTGACCTACTAAAGTTTGGTCCAGGATGGATGAAGCTTTGGAAGTTTGAGTTTGAGAGCAAGGTAGAAATAGATGATATGCTTGGGTTTAATGATCCCTTATATGATGTGCACAACCCGAGTGCATGTGATTTCCTCTGTGACAATTTGAAGGATTTGAGGTTGGTGCATATTCAAGCAAGGTCAGAGCTGAGACTTTGTCTTCTCTTGGAGAAATGCAAAGCATTGGAGAAGCTATGCCTTAAGTATGTTGTAAGTCTAACCGACAATGACATGATTGCGCTATCCCACAGCTGCAACAATCTTAAAAGTATTTCACTATGGCTCATGCCTCCTCAGTACGTTGCTGATGACAATGATTTTCTTTACATACCATCGGTTACTGATCACAGTCTTCAGGTTTTAGCTCTCGGTTGTCCTATGCTTCAGAGCGTTGAACTTACATTTCATGAGGGCACATTCTACTTGCCAGATATAGGCTTAACACTAGAGTGTGTTAGGATTCTCATTCAGTCTTGTCAGATTCGTGTTCTTGTGCTTAATGGAGCTGACTTCTTTGATGATGAAGGAATGATGGTACTTTCATCCTCACCATTCCTGGAGACACTCGAGCTTGCGGTGAACGATCAG TCAGGTGACTGA